TTCAAGCAGTTCGTCTTCATCTTCGCCGGGGGCGCCGACCGCTTCGTACCAGCGCTCATCGACATAGACGTGGCAGGTCGCGCAGGCGCAGGCGCCGCCGCAAATCGCCAGGAGTTCGTCAGAGCCGCTGTCGCGAATGACCTCCATCAGGGAAAGCCCTGGCTCGGCGGAAATTCGCGATGCCTCGCCGTTTCGTCCGATCACGATGACATGGTTCACTGGTCTGTGTCCTTGAAAGAGGTGGGGGTTGATCAGCCCACGCGGGCGAAGCCGGTTTGTCCGCCGCCGTCGATCACGAGCGTCTGGCCCGTGATCCATCCGGCGTGATCCGAACAGAGGAAGGTTGCGGCCGAAGCCATGTCTTGCAGATCGCCCAAGCGCTGCATCGGATAGTCCTGGGCGTATCGCTGGCCTTCTGGATCGTCGGTAAACATCACGGCGTTGAAATCGGTCTTGGTCAGGCCCGGCGCTATGGCGTTGACGCGAGCTTTCGGGCCAAGTTCGGCGGCATGCTGGCGGGTAAGATGCATCAGCGCCGCCTTGCTGACGTCATAGACGCCATGATCGACGCTGGTCCAAAGTCCTCCGACCGACGCCACGTTCAGGATCGCGCAACCGCCTTCTCCGTCGCGCATCGCGGCGCGCCATACGGCTTGCGTCCATAGCAATGGGGCGGTGAGGTTGACTTGGAGGGTCTTGTTCCACCTGGCCAGATCGACATCGACGGTCAGTCCGACATAGGGGTTGGTGGCGGCGTTGTTCACCAGAATGTCGATGCGGCCTTGGGCTGCAACGATCTTGCGCGCCACATCCGCCGCCGCCTGTTCGTCTCCGACGTTGGCGGCGATCCAGGCGCAACCGTGGCCTATATCGGCGGCCGCCTGCGCGCAGACCTCGGCCTTGCGCGAAACGATGGTGACGCACGCGCCCGCCTTCGCGAGCGCGGTCGCGATCGCCTTGCCGATGCCGCGCGATCCGCCGGTGACGATGGCGGTCCGGCCGGTCAGGTCCACGATCATGACGAATATCCCGCGACGGTTCCAGGCGCGCTGAAGCTGTCGAGGCTGTCGTGATCGTCGATGGCGGTGGTGATCCGCCTGATCAACTCGTACGTCATCTCGTCGCGCTGAGAATTAGGTTGAAACAGAGGATGACAGAGGGTCTGCGTCCACATGGCCAAGGCGTGGAAAAGCTGTTGCTGATAGCGGAGGACGGCATCCGTCGGATCGATGCCCGCATTCCACTTGTCGTTCATGCGCGCGACATAGCGGGCGATCAGCGCGCGGTCCCAGGCGCGTCGATCCTCGATCTTCAGAGCGCTGGACAGGGCGTAGCTTAGATCGCGCGCCCAATGACCCTGTGAAATGCATTGCCAGTCCAGAAGACCCATCGGGCCTTCCGGGCGCCGATACCAGTTGCCGATGTGCACGTCGGAATGAAGGACCGTTCTCTTGGCTGCGCCGCGAGCGTGGAGCGAAAGTCCCTTCAGCGTCGCAGGCCAGATTTCATTTCGGCGGTCCAGCAGGCGGGGTGGTATGACGTGCGCGGCCTTGGCGATCGCACGCCGGCTGTTGTGGTCGAGCTGCACCTTCTCGATACCGGCTCGGAACCAGTCGTCATAACCGAGCAGCCAGCGCCAATCCTGATCCAGACGCGCGTCGCCCAGAAGCGGACCGTGGTAGTCCGCCAACAGATTCACCATGCTTTCGGCGGAACCCAGATCGATCAGGGTGCGCTCGTCGCAAAACTCCGTACGGCCTGAGGCAGCGACGTCCTCGATGACGTGGATGGCCGCGAAGGTCTCGCGATCGGAGGCCGAATAGTAGCAATGCGGCGTATCGATGGAGAGGTGCGGCCTGATGCGGGTGTAGAACAGCATCTCGTAACGGGCATGGCCCATGAAGCCGACCAGCATCCGCGTGAGGAATGTCGGCAGGGTCTTGGTGAACACAGAACCCGGCAATGCGGGATCTCGCTCACCCAGTTCGTTATAGCTTAGGATCAACGCGCGTCGCTCGTGCGTCCCTCGGCTTCCCGCGCCGAAACGGAACGAGAGGACTCGCGCTCCGGGGCTGTCGCGGCACAGAACATCCGTGAGCCACGCGCAGGTGAGTTCGCTCAACGATCCGGGTATTTCCTTGGCGACATGAACATGGCGATGGCGGATGCGAGCGCGCAATAGGTCGCTGGCGACCTTCGCGGACGCCTGAACAGTCTTGGCCGCCGCGCCAGCGCGCATTCGTCAGTCCCCGCCGTCATGGCCCGAGAGGGTTCAGGCGGCGTCGAGACTAAGGCGAGGAAGGGTCTGAGGGTGTCCCTTGCGCGAGGGACGGCCCGGATTCCTAAATCCGCTATTGTTGCTGATGGTCGCCATTTGCATATAGTGGAGACCTTGAACCGGCTCATCATAAGAAGGCTGGTCACATTTATTGGGGAGAACGGCTTTGTTATCAACAAGCTTGACGGCCTGTTCTACGACCGCGCTGGACGGGACGCAGCCGATCGCGGGCGTTTTGCCGATGAGTGTGATAGGAGCGATCGGAGAGCAGGCGTTTGCCGGCCGGCTTCTGGATTTTCTGTCCGAGACCTGTGGAGCTGAACATTTTGCGGCTTTCCTGTTCGATCAGGGAAGACCCAATGAGCTGTTGTCGAGCAGCCTTGACGGCACGGACACGGCGCACCGACAGACCAATCTCTATCTCAATGGCCAGCACTGGCGGCGCGACCCCACGATGATCGAGGCCCGCAAGGCCATGAGCGACGGTGGATCGGGGCTTTACCGGATGAATGTTCAGGGCCTGCCCCACAACGAGCTGCGGGACCTGATCTACGGCAGCAAGCAAATCTGCGAGCGCGTGTTGATGGTGGGCAAGACCGAACACGCCACCATTGGACTAAGCCTGCTTCGATCTCATAGCCGGGGCGCGTTTTCGAACGCCGAGCTTGATGGATTGACCAAGGCGGCGGCGACGCTCTTGACGCTGGTCGATCGCCACGCCCGGTTCAGCTTTCCCCGGTTCGATCTGTCGATTTCGCTGACGTCTCTGGGTGAAATCGAAGAGGCGATCGCCGCCGCGCAAGAGAGTTTCCCGCGCCGGGAAGCCGAGGTCTGCGCCCGAATTCTCTATGGCGTCGCCACAGCCGGGATCGCCTCCGATCTCGGGATCGGCGAGGAAACCGTCATGACCTATCGCAAGCGAATCTATCAGCGTCTCGCCATCGGCAGCCAGCGCGAGTTGCTGGTCTGGTATCTGCGTCAATGGAGCCAGGTGCGCGGCTGCCTCGCGTCGTCGGCGTCCGGACAGCCGCTGGTTCACTGACGGTCCCCTTTCGGGGGGATAGTCCGCACGCGAGTCCGCGATAGGGTGCGATATCCGATGGGTGGTTGGGATCGCTGGGTGGCTTGGCTTTGACGGACGCGGATTATTTCGTCGACAAGACGGTCCTGGTGACAGGGGCCGCTTCAGGCATCGGCCTGGCTGCGGCGGCTGCCTTCGCCCGTCTGGGCGCCGCTGTCTGTGTAAACGACCGGACGTCCGACGCCGTGGGCGTCGTTGTCGATGATCTTGTTTCGAAGGGATATCGAGCGTCGGCTGCTGTCGCGGACGTCACCGATCCAGAAGCCGTTGATCAGGCGGTGGCGACGGTTGTCGAGCGTCATGGAAAGATCGACGTGCTCGTGAACAGCGCGGGTGTGTTCTACCACGGACCCGCCGCAGACGTATCGGCGGAGGCGTGGCGTCGGGTCATCGCGGTCGACCTGGACGGCGTCTTTTTCTGGTCGCAAGCAGCGGCGCGACACAGCATGTTGCGCCAGGGCGAGGGGGCGATCGTCAATGTGTCCTCGCTGGCCGGCTTGGTAGCTGGACCGGGGTCCGCGCCCTACACCGCCGCCAAACACGGCGTCGTCGGCCTCACCAAGGCGCTGGCTGTCGAATGGGGACCTTGCGGCATTCGCGTCAACGCCGTTTGCCCGGGGCTGACGGAGACGCCCATGGTCGTCTCGGCCTGGGAAGGGCGCGCTGACGCCTATGCCCAACGCCTCGCCCGTATTCCTCTTGGTATCGCGGCGAAACCGGACGACCAGGCGGATGCGATCGTCTTCCTGGCGTCCCATCGGGCGCGGTCCGTCAACGGACTGATCATGAATGTCGACGGCGGAACGGCGGCCTTGTCGTCCGGCTATGCGGCGACCGCGCAGAAACAATGACACCCAACATCGAAAGAGTCTGACGTGACCGACACAAACCTGGACAAGTTGAACCGCTTTGGAAAGGCGGCGGTTTTCGCCAAGGACGCCGACGACGCGCTCAAGATTCAGCAGTCCCTGCTGCATGAAGACTTCGAAATCATCGAGGCGCCGGGTCTTCCCTATGGCGGGACCTACCGCGGTCTCAAGGGTTGGGGCGATTTGATCGCGACGATCAAAACGATTTGGAATCCGGTTCGCGTCACGCCGCTATGGACCATCGGCGATCCGAATGGCGACCAGTTCGGAAAAATGTATCGCGTGAGCGGCGCATCCTCGGTCACCGGCAAGACCTTCGACACCACCATCTTCGAACTGTGGGAATTCAAGGACGGAAAGATCATCCGTACACGTCCCTATTACTGGGACACACACGAGCTTAACGCCTTGCATAAGGCCTGAGGCATGACTGTGACTTATGACAACAGGGTGGCCATCGTCACGGGGGCAGGCGGCGGTCTGGGGCGCGAACACGCGATCCTGCTGGCCCGTCATGGCGTCTCAGTGGTGGTCAACGACATCGGCGCGCACCCGGAAACCCAGGCGCCAATGGCCGATCGCGTCGTGGACGAAATCCGCGCGTTTGGGGGAAAGGCCGTCGCCAACTACGACAGCGTGGACACCGCAGTCGCTGCGCAGCGGATCATAGCCACCGCAATCGATGCGTTCGGAAGGCTGGACATTCTGGTGAACAACGCCGGGATTTTGCGCGACAGGTCGTTCGCCAAGGTGGAGCTGGCCGATTTCGAACTGGTCCTGCGCGTCCACCTCATGGGAGCGATCTATTGCACCCATGCCGCCTGGCCGCATCTGATCGAGCAGAAGCATGGACGGGTCATCCTGACGACTTCGGTCGCCGGCCTCAATGGCAACTTTGGCCAGTCGGCCTATGGCGCCGCCAAGATGGGTATGATCGGCCTGATGAACTGTCTCGCTCTGGAGGGGCGCAAGAGCAATGTGCTCATCAACGCCGTATCGCCCGGCGCGCAGACCCGTATGACGGAGGCCGTCAATCCAGCGCATCTGGTCCCCTATCTGGACCCTGCCCTTATCTCGCCCATGGTCGCCTGGCTCGCCAGCGACGAATGCAATGTGTCAGGCGAAATTTTCTGGGCGGCAGCGGGCGGATTCGCTCGGTACCATTACTTCGAGACCGAAGGCGTTCAGTTTGATCCGTTGGCTTCGGTGACGCCGCAGATGGTGGCCGAGTCCATCGACACGATCCGCGATTTGAAGAGGCCCATTCCCAGCGTGCCGGGATCCTTCGGACGGTTCGAAGAGCGTCTTCGCGCCGTCGGTCGTTGGGACGCGCCCGAATGAGGATGTTCGGCGCTGCTTCTGAACTGGCCGACGCCATCGGAGAAACCTTCGGTCCCGGGTCATGGTTGACGGTCGATCAGGAGATGATCAGCGCCTTCGCCGACCTGACCGGCGACCGCCAATGGGTTCACACCGATCCTGATCGCGCCGCGCGCGAGATGCCCGGCGGCAAGACGATCGCTCACGGATATCTGCTGCTCTCCCTCCTGGGACGGCTGATCCCCGAACTCTATTCGGTTCAGGCTCGTACGGTCCTGAACTATGGCGTCGACAAGCTGAGGTTCCTGGCGCCCGTCCCGTCTGGCGCACGGATCCGGGCGCGGGTCAGCCCGAAAGCTTGTGACGCCGTTTCCAACGGTGCGCGCGTCACTTGTGAACTCGCCATCGAGATCGAGGGCTTGGAAAAACCGGCGCTGATCGCGAGCTATATCTTTCTCTATCTCGATTGAGGTCCGCGATGAGTCTGAACGGCGCCGCCTATGTGGCGGGAGCATTCGAACACCCGACCCGCAAGGCGATCGGCAAGACGATCGCCCAGTTGCATGCCGAGGTGGCGAAGGGAGCCTTGGACGACGCCGGCCTCAGTCTGTCCGACGTGGATGGCTATTTCTGCGCCAGCGATGCGCCTGGCCTCGGCGCCTTGTCGATGGCGGAGTATCTGGGTATCCGGCCGCGCTACGTCGACAATACGAACACCGGCGGATCGGCCTATATCCTGGCCGTCGGCCATGCGGCCCAGGCCATCGCGACGGGGAAATGCTCCGTGGTTCTGATCACCATGGCCGGCATGCCGCGCATGGGGCAATCGGTGGGCGGCGAAATCGCCTACATGAGCGATCCCGCGGCGCCCGACGTGCCCTACGAACTACCCTTCAATCCCGCCACCGTGGGTCTCTACGCGCTCTCAGCCGGGCGTCACATGCACCAGTTCGGCACCACGAGCGAGCAGCTTGCATGGGTCAAGGTTGCGGCGTCAGAACACGCCCGACACAACCCCCACGCCATGTTGCGGGATGTCGTGACCGTGGATGATGTGCTGGCGTCGCCGATGATCGCCGACCCCCTGCACAAGCTGGACTGCTGCGTCACGAGCGATGGGGGCGGCGCGCTGGTGATCGTCAGCCCGGAAGTCGCTCGCCGCCTGGCGCGCCCCATGGTCAAGCTTCGCGGCGCCGGCGAGGCCATCAGCTATCTTGATGCGGCATCGCCCGACATCACCACATCTGCGGCGGCCGTCTCGGGTGAGATCGCCTTTAAAGAGGCGGGGGTCAAGCCGACGGACATCCAGTACGCTTCCCTCTACGACAGCTTCACGATCACCGTGATCGTGCAGCTTGAAGACCTCGGCTTTTGTCCCAAGGGGCGGGGCGGACGTTTCGTGGCCGACGGGGGGCTCATATCGGGGATCGGTTCCCTGCCGGTGAATACGGACGGCGGCGGGCTCTGCAACAATCACCCTGCCTTCCGAGGCGGGATGCCCAAGATGATCGAAGCCGTTCGACAACTGCGGGGGGAGGCGCATCCGGCGGTTCAGGTTCCGAACTGTGGTCTGGCGCTCGTCAACGGTCTGGGGGGCTACCTTCCCACCCGGCATGGCGCGGCCACCGTCATTCTGGAAAGAATCTAGCCATGGGTGAAGTCATCGACGTGAATGCTCCGGCTTGGCTGTCGCCGGAGGGCGCTCTGTTGATCGGTCGGGATACGGTGACCGGATCGGCGTTCTACCCGCCGCGCCCCCTGGCGCCGCGAACGCTCAACGTCGCCGACGCCGTGGCCGCATCGGGCAAAGGGCGCATCTATGCCTTCAGCGCCGTGCGTCGCATGGGACCGGACGTTTTTGTGCTGGCCATGGTCATTCTGGAGGAGGGGCCAACGCTTCTGACGCGCATCGTCGATTGCACGCCGGAAACCATAGTCATCGGCGCGGAGGTCTCAATGGTCGTTCGGGACCTCGGTGGAGCCCCTGCGCCTTGCTTCGCTCTGCTGACGTGACCGCCGAACCGTCGATCCTCCATCGCCGCGAGGGCGACATGGCGGTCCTCACATTGAATCGGCCCGATGTGCTGAACGCCTTCAGCCTCGAGATGGTCGATCGGCTCTTGGAGTTGCTGCAGCAGGTGCGAGCAGACGGGTCTCGCGCTCTGCTGATCAATGCATCTGGGCGTGCCTTTTGCACGGGGGCCGATCTGAGGGATCCGTGCGCCCGAACCCCACGCGTGCTGGAGAGCCATTTCAATCCGCTGATCCAGATGATTTTCGCCTTGGAGCTTCCGGTCGTCGCAGCGGTGAATGGCGCCGCGATAGGCATCGGTTGCTCGTTGGCGCTGTGCGCCGATCTTGTCCTTGCCGGCCGGTCGGCCTTTTTCCAGCAGTCTTTCGCTAACGTGGGGCTGGCGCCTGACGGAGGTGCGACCTGGGTCCTTCCCCGGCTCATCGGGCGCGCGCGCGCTAACGCCATGTTGCTGACTGCCGAGCGGACGCCTGCGGATTTGGCCGAACGCTGGGGCCTGATTTACCGCGCGGTGGACGACGAGGCGCTGCTCGACCGCGCCCTTGAAGCCACGGAACGGTTCGCGACAGGTCCCACCCGCGCCTATGCGCTCATCCGCCAAGGCGTTCATTTCGCGCAAGACGCGACGTTGGAAGACGCCCTTGCTCAAGAAGTTCGTAGTCAGGACGCGGCGTTCTTGACCCAGGACCATGCGGAAGCCGTGGCGGCCATTATGGAGCGACGCATCCCGCAGTTCAGGGGATGTTGAGCCGGACGTCTTCCACAGCCATACGGCGCCCTTCTGTCGCAGACGTCTGAATGGCCTGAATGAGCTGGTGTGTCTTCACGGCGTCGGCAAAGGTCGGGACGTCTCCGATGTGACGGGTCAGCTGGCTGTGAAGCGCAGCATAGGCGTTCGCCACGGTGAAGGCATGGGATGACGGCGGGACATCGAAATCCTGCATGAAGTCGGGTTCGGGCATCGGGGCCAGACCTTTCGCTGCGTCGCGCGCGCCTGAAAGCGTGACCTGGCCATACTGAAGATGGCCGTTGCCGCCCGATATCCAGAGTTCGCCTTCGTCGCCCAGGATTTGCCAGTTGAAGTTCGGGCCGCGTGATGCGCCTCCCCGGAAATGAAATG
Above is a genomic segment from Candidatus Brevundimonas colombiensis containing:
- a CDS encoding SDR family NAD(P)-dependent oxidoreductase, whose amino-acid sequence is MTDADYFVDKTVLVTGAASGIGLAAAAAFARLGAAVCVNDRTSDAVGVVVDDLVSKGYRASAAVADVTDPEAVDQAVATVVERHGKIDVLVNSAGVFYHGPAADVSAEAWRRVIAVDLDGVFFWSQAAARHSMLRQGEGAIVNVSSLAGLVAGPGSAPYTAAKHGVVGLTKALAVEWGPCGIRVNAVCPGLTETPMVVSAWEGRADAYAQRLARIPLGIAAKPDDQADAIVFLASHRARSVNGLIMNVDGGTAALSSGYAATAQKQ
- a CDS encoding MaoC family dehydratase, encoding MFGAASELADAIGETFGPGSWLTVDQEMISAFADLTGDRQWVHTDPDRAAREMPGGKTIAHGYLLLSLLGRLIPELYSVQARTVLNYGVDKLRFLAPVPSGARIRARVSPKACDAVSNGARVTCELAIEIEGLEKPALIASYIFLYLD
- a CDS encoding helix-turn-helix transcriptional regulator translates to MSVIGAIGEQAFAGRLLDFLSETCGAEHFAAFLFDQGRPNELLSSSLDGTDTAHRQTNLYLNGQHWRRDPTMIEARKAMSDGGSGLYRMNVQGLPHNELRDLIYGSKQICERVLMVGKTEHATIGLSLLRSHSRGAFSNAELDGLTKAAATLLTLVDRHARFSFPRFDLSISLTSLGEIEEAIAAAQESFPRREAEVCARILYGVATAGIASDLGIGEETVMTYRKRIYQRLAIGSQRELLVWYLRQWSQVRGCLASSASGQPLVH
- a CDS encoding nuclear transport factor 2 family protein produces the protein MTDTNLDKLNRFGKAAVFAKDADDALKIQQSLLHEDFEIIEAPGLPYGGTYRGLKGWGDLIATIKTIWNPVRVTPLWTIGDPNGDQFGKMYRVSGASSVTGKTFDTTIFELWEFKDGKIIRTRPYYWDTHELNALHKA
- a CDS encoding SDR family oxidoreductase translates to MIVDLTGRTAIVTGGSRGIGKAIATALAKAGACVTIVSRKAEVCAQAAADIGHGCAWIAANVGDEQAAADVARKIVAAQGRIDILVNNAATNPYVGLTVDVDLARWNKTLQVNLTAPLLWTQAVWRAAMRDGEGGCAILNVASVGGLWTSVDHGVYDVSKAALMHLTRQHAAELGPKARVNAIAPGLTKTDFNAVMFTDDPEGQRYAQDYPMQRLGDLQDMASAATFLCSDHAGWITGQTLVIDGGGQTGFARVG
- a CDS encoding OB-fold domain-containing protein, coding for MGEVIDVNAPAWLSPEGALLIGRDTVTGSAFYPPRPLAPRTLNVADAVAASGKGRIYAFSAVRRMGPDVFVLAMVILEEGPTLLTRIVDCTPETIVIGAEVSMVVRDLGGAPAPCFALLT
- a CDS encoding thiolase domain-containing protein yields the protein MSLNGAAYVAGAFEHPTRKAIGKTIAQLHAEVAKGALDDAGLSLSDVDGYFCASDAPGLGALSMAEYLGIRPRYVDNTNTGGSAYILAVGHAAQAIATGKCSVVLITMAGMPRMGQSVGGEIAYMSDPAAPDVPYELPFNPATVGLYALSAGRHMHQFGTTSEQLAWVKVAASEHARHNPHAMLRDVVTVDDVLASPMIADPLHKLDCCVTSDGGGALVIVSPEVARRLARPMVKLRGAGEAISYLDAASPDITTSAAAVSGEIAFKEAGVKPTDIQYASLYDSFTITVIVQLEDLGFCPKGRGGRFVADGGLISGIGSLPVNTDGGGLCNNHPAFRGGMPKMIEAVRQLRGEAHPAVQVPNCGLALVNGLGGYLPTRHGAATVILERI
- a CDS encoding phosphotransferase encodes the protein MRAGAAAKTVQASAKVASDLLRARIRHRHVHVAKEIPGSLSELTCAWLTDVLCRDSPGARVLSFRFGAGSRGTHERRALILSYNELGERDPALPGSVFTKTLPTFLTRMLVGFMGHARYEMLFYTRIRPHLSIDTPHCYYSASDRETFAAIHVIEDVAASGRTEFCDERTLIDLGSAESMVNLLADYHGPLLGDARLDQDWRWLLGYDDWFRAGIEKVQLDHNSRRAIAKAAHVIPPRLLDRRNEIWPATLKGLSLHARGAAKRTVLHSDVHIGNWYRRPEGPMGLLDWQCISQGHWARDLSYALSSALKIEDRRAWDRALIARYVARMNDKWNAGIDPTDAVLRYQQQLFHALAMWTQTLCHPLFQPNSQRDEMTYELIRRITTAIDDHDSLDSFSAPGTVAGYSS
- a CDS encoding 2Fe-2S iron-sulfur cluster-binding protein, with translation MNHVIVIGRNGEASRISAEPGLSLMEVIRDSGSDELLAICGGACACATCHVYVDERWYEAVGAPGEDEDELLEASDVRKTTSRLSCQIGFNPDLDGLQVEVAPEGE
- a CDS encoding SDR family NAD(P)-dependent oxidoreductase, producing MAIVTGAGGGLGREHAILLARHGVSVVVNDIGAHPETQAPMADRVVDEIRAFGGKAVANYDSVDTAVAAQRIIATAIDAFGRLDILVNNAGILRDRSFAKVELADFELVLRVHLMGAIYCTHAAWPHLIEQKHGRVILTTSVAGLNGNFGQSAYGAAKMGMIGLMNCLALEGRKSNVLINAVSPGAQTRMTEAVNPAHLVPYLDPALISPMVAWLASDECNVSGEIFWAAAGGFARYHYFETEGVQFDPLASVTPQMVAESIDTIRDLKRPIPSVPGSFGRFEERLRAVGRWDAPE
- a CDS encoding enoyl-CoA hydratase-related protein, whose translation is MTAEPSILHRREGDMAVLTLNRPDVLNAFSLEMVDRLLELLQQVRADGSRALLINASGRAFCTGADLRDPCARTPRVLESHFNPLIQMIFALELPVVAAVNGAAIGIGCSLALCADLVLAGRSAFFQQSFANVGLAPDGGATWVLPRLIGRARANAMLLTAERTPADLAERWGLIYRAVDDEALLDRALEATERFATGPTRAYALIRQGVHFAQDATLEDALAQEVRSQDAAFLTQDHAEAVAAIMERRIPQFRGC